One Williamsia sp. DF01-3 genomic region harbors:
- the nrdH gene encoding glutaredoxin-like protein NrdH has protein sequence MTEHTITVYTKPACVQCNATYKALDKNGLDYTVVDITTNEHARDYVMGMGYLQAPVVVAGDDHWSGFRPDRIKQLAVHAAA, from the coding sequence ATGACTGAGCACACCATCACCGTGTACACCAAGCCCGCATGCGTGCAGTGCAATGCCACCTATAAAGCCCTCGACAAGAACGGCCTGGACTACACCGTCGTCGACATCACCACCAACGAGCATGCCCGCGACTACGTCATGGGCATGGGCTACCTGCAAGCGCCGGTTGTGGTGGCCGGCGACGACCACTGGTCCGGCTTCCGGCCCGACCGGATAAAGCAGCTCGCTGTTCACGCTGCCGCATGA